The genomic stretch GGTGATTATGTGTTTACGGTGGTAGATGGCAAGGCCAAAAAAACATACGTGACCAGAGGGAAGACCTTTTCCAGGGAAACAGAGATTGTATCAGGACTTTCCGGTACAGAAACTTTGGTGGACAAGGGATTCCGTGAAGTCGGGGATAATTTCAAGGTGAATATAGCTCAGCAGTAACACAATGTCAGATATTCAAAAGCAACAAAAAACGAGAGAATTTGGGCTGTCCAGTCTATCCGTGGACAACTCCACTTCTGTAGTAATACTTACCCTGATCATTACTGTGCTCGGGCTGAGTGCTTACCGTAATATGCCCAAGGAGAGTTTTCCGGAGATAGTCATACCTACTGTCTATGTGGGCACTCCTTATCCCGGTAATTCACCAGTGGATATGGAAAACCTGATCACCCGTCCTATAGAGAAGGAACTCAAGTCTATCAATGATGTGAAGAATATCACGTCAACTTCAGTTCAGGATTTTTCATCCATAGTAGTGGAGTTCAATCCCGGAGTAGAAATTTCCAAGGCAATCCAGGACGTAAAGGATGCTGTGGATAAATCCAAAAGTGAACTGCCAACAGATCTGGATCAGGATCCGAATGTGCTGGAGGTGAATACTTCGGATTTCCCTATTATGAACGTCAACATTTCGGGAGATTATTCTGAGGCAGAGCTGAAAAAATTTGGAGAATACCTAGAGGATGAGATAGAGAAACTTTCCGAGATTTCTAAAGCAGATCTGGCGGGAACTGTAGAGCGGGAAATCCAGATCAACGCAGATCCATATAAGATGGAGTCCACGGGTGTGACCTTCAACGATATCGCACAGGCAGTTCAGACAGAAAATGTAACTGTGTCAGGAGGAAATATCAGATCAGGAGAGTTCCAGCGTACCCTTAGGGTGGATGGGGAATTTACCGACCCCATGGATTTGCTCGGGATCATAGTCAAAACAGACAATCAAAAGATAGTTTATTTGAGGGATGTGGCCGAGGTGAAAGACACCTATAAAGAAAGAACCAGCTACGCCCGCAGTAAAAACCTTCCGGTGGTTACGATCAATGTGGTGAAGAGGAGTGGGGAAAACCTGCTTAATGCCGCAGATAAAATCAAGGAAATAATAGACAAAACGAAGGCTAACCGCTTTCCTCCTGATCTTGAGATTAGCATTACCAATGATCAGTCCAAGGCGACTAGACTGCAGGTAAGTGATCTGGAAAACTCCATCATTTTTGGGGTGATCCTGGTCGTATTGGTTTTGATGTTCTTTTTGGGTTTTAGAAATGCGCTTTTCGTAGGGATAGCAATTCCGCTTTCCATGTTTATTTCCTTCCTGATTTTGAATGCCTTTGGGATTACCCTTAACCTGATGGTTCTGTTTTCACTTATACTCGCTCTGGGTATGCTGGTGGATAATGGAATTGTGGTGGTGGAAAATATATACCGCTTGATGTCTGAAGGTAAAAATCCGATTCAGGCTGCTAAGGAAGGAGTGGGAGAAGTGGCTTGGCCTATCATCACTTCGACGGCCACCACACTTGCGGCATTCCTCCCACTTGCATTCTGGAAAGATATAGTAGGGGAGTTTATGAAATTCCTTCCTATTACGCTGATCATCGTACTGTCTTCCTCTCTTTTCGTTGCGTTAGTGATCAATCCCGTACTGACTGCCATGTTTATGAAAGTGGCGGATATGTCCAAAAATAAGCCAAAACAGAAATCGATAATTTTGGCCGGGGGCTTTCTGGTGTTGTCCGCGATATTTTATCTTGTAGGGGCGACAGGTTTCGGCACGTTGATGCTCGTGGGCTGTTTACTTACGATCTTTAACGTCTTTGTTTTAAGAAAAGCCATTCGGTGGTTTCAGATGGTGTTTTTGGTGAAACTTGAGAATAGCTATGAATCGTTGCTCAAGTTAGCCCTTTCAAAGAGGAACCCTTATCTCTTCTTTGGGGGTACTTTTATGCTTTTGGTTTTTTCCTTGGTTTTGTTGGGGATAAGAGCTCCCAAAGTGTTGTTCTTTCCGGATAATCAGCCTCAATTGGTCAATGTATTTATCGAGTTTCCGATAGGGACGGATATAGAAGCCACCAATGAGTTTGTGGATG from Algoriphagus sp. NG3 encodes the following:
- a CDS encoding efflux RND transporter permease subunit produces the protein MSDIQKQQKTREFGLSSLSVDNSTSVVILTLIITVLGLSAYRNMPKESFPEIVIPTVYVGTPYPGNSPVDMENLITRPIEKELKSINDVKNITSTSVQDFSSIVVEFNPGVEISKAIQDVKDAVDKSKSELPTDLDQDPNVLEVNTSDFPIMNVNISGDYSEAELKKFGEYLEDEIEKLSEISKADLAGTVEREIQINADPYKMESTGVTFNDIAQAVQTENVTVSGGNIRSGEFQRTLRVDGEFTDPMDLLGIIVKTDNQKIVYLRDVAEVKDTYKERTSYARSKNLPVVTINVVKRSGENLLNAADKIKEIIDKTKANRFPPDLEISITNDQSKATRLQVSDLENSIIFGVILVVLVLMFFLGFRNALFVGIAIPLSMFISFLILNAFGITLNLMVLFSLILALGMLVDNGIVVVENIYRLMSEGKNPIQAAKEGVGEVAWPIITSTATTLAAFLPLAFWKDIVGEFMKFLPITLIIVLSSSLFVALVINPVLTAMFMKVADMSKNKPKQKSIILAGGFLVLSAIFYLVGATGFGTLMLVGCLLTIFNVFVLRKAIRWFQMVFLVKLENSYESLLKLALSKRNPYLFFGGTFMLLVFSLVLLGIRAPKVLFFPDNQPQLVNVFIEFPIGTDIEATNEFVDGMEDELMVALDDYKDILESVITQVGEGTGDPMEGPSNQPTPHKAKITIGFVDYIDRQGINTNGAMEEIRQLVDKYPGVLITVDKQSNGPPTGRAVNLEFVGEDYEQLIAFVNRTREYLVNQNIAGIEELKSDLSLGNPEVILDIDREKARRFGLSTSEIATDLRTALFGLEVSKYKEGEDDYPIQLRLQESYRYDINTLVNKKIGFRDKFGTKREVPISAVADIKYGSTYGSVKRKDLEKAITVYSNVLDGYNPTEVNAQIQQSLQSWEVPDGISVKYTGEQEEQQKSMEFLVGALGIAVSLIFLIIVAQFNSVTTPFIIMASVILSTIGVFLGLVIFNMDFVVIMTGIGIISLAGVVVNNAIVLIDYTNLVRARKRDELGLGPKERLEYPILVSSIVESGKTRLRPVLLTAITTVLGLIPLAIGMNINFGTLLSSFDPQFYVGGDNAAFWGPMAWTVIFGLTFATFLTLVIVPVMYLLADKLSMRISKLKS